The region ACATCAGAAATTCTTGGTCGCGCAGTAGTTCAGCCAATCTGTTTCAACGTTCAAGATTCATATCGGAAAATTTCGACCGAATTACGACGTAATTTCTATCAATTTAATGACATATAAGGtaaaaaaaatagttttttgttttatttttgttacTGTAATGAACAGGTATAGGTATCGTATTGTCTGCAGTGTAATTTTCTGCTTTGcaaatcatctatttcacaCATCTGTGGCATAATCATAATTTATAACCATATGGCTTTTAATGATATAGTGAATATCATTTGACTTGTTGGGTTCTATACTCCTGCTACTAGTCTATCATGTACAGAAGACAGATCTCGAGTATTTTAACGATTCTATATTTTACATTGTGGGATATTTTTCACCTGTGATTTTACTACACTAACTGGATTAACTATTGGAAATACATATTATCTGATCAATCGACCCATTGGTGCGCGTATGACATATACGATACTGTTGTTCGGTTGCATTATCAGGTTGAATAAGTATGATTACATGTGTGTTTTCCATAcgttctaaatgttttatgtttttcatttaagATTCGAAGAAGGAAAAAGCCGGTGGGCAAATGATGCCCGGGCAAGCGATGCCACAACAACCGATGCAGGACCCGATCAATGCTTTACAGAATCTGGCAAAACAGCCCCCTGCATTGGGATCCATGCCAAATGTTCCCGGTAAGTTATGGCAGAGGTAGCCTATTAATCATTAAGATTAGTGCACAGTTCAGTAAAAGTTGATGTTGGTAGTCTGTACGGTTATACTGTCACCAGAATCTACTGTttaaataaagatgaaatcgaCGTGGTGCTGTATATTGTAGTCCAGTGATGGATACTTGTATATTTCAGGTGGTATGCCTCCACAGCAAATGCGTCCGCAGCAAATGCATCCAGCCATGCAACAGCAAATGATGCAACAAAGACCACAACAGCCTGTAAGTCCTTATAATCTTAATTAACATTGAATTTAGCTCTCTCATAAAACTGTTGTGTATGCCTTTCGTCTTAAACTCGATGAAATAAtctttcagatttttttaGTGATAGGAAGTAGAAGGCCGTCATAATAGCTTATTGCGTGCGTGGCTAATCCATATTTTCTGTCAAAGCTTGCATCACTTGGATAAAACTGATTTggttatttttatttgaagCAATAATTCTTCGCCTTAAGATATCGAAGATCCGAATAAGGCacatatttattattcataacagggtccctacgactccatGATTCCTTAAGAACTCTTTTAAacggaaaatgatttttagatGCTTAAAAATCCTTTAAATTGAGCTTAATGTCAGAAAATGTCAGAAATatgcaattagaaattttggtctagtttgtagttgtacgGTAGATTATGCCTAAAAAGATTCTttttgccaaatttggcaGTTTCCAAATTAGCataaacagtactgatttaggaggagtctacacTAATTGGGATATggaagtgatgcagacgcttcctcaaatatatagaaaatccCACACTAATATAACAAGAAAGATGAAGCCCAAAAAGTaaaggaaacttttcagaCTTTATCTCTCTTGTTATGTTAGCTCGGGATTCTCTAAATATCATCACAACACGCACATAGTGTTTCACCAATGGCTTCctcaaaatttaaaactgttatccaggaatgactgatctgtaggaaccCTGATCCGTTGTGTGattctttatgttttcagCGAAATTGATAGCAAGTGATAGCATGACAAAAGCAGTGGAATCAAAGTACCGGTATACTCCGGTAGACTAGTTGAATTGATTGTAATATTTTCTGTTATTATAGGGAGTGCATCCAGATGGCTATTATTTACATCCACAAGTTAACCGACCACAGAATCTACCCCTTAACATGCAGGTAGAAACATACGCCCGTATATAGCTAActgaatcctagatattgcagaatttcatttcacaatAATTTGTAGTATCATTAGACACGTACACCCAGATTCCCCTTGCATGCGTAGTTGAGTTGATATCAAATTTAGTTCAATTTTCCTCTCAATttgcaatattttttctaaacaaGTGTGTACAGATTTTTTAAAGCTTTTGTTTTGCTCAGCAGAATATGACCTAGATGTTTTAGAAATATGTCACCTGAACCCTCCCCTTATGAAATATCTGTAAAAACACATTTAATCTGCAATTGATATTTGGATTCAGCAAGTTATTAAGTATCAGTTTTTGGTGATGGCATGTGATGTCTTCTTGTCCAGGCTTCGAGTTATCATAActatatgattatttatttttctcttGATTGTTCATTCATGttattcttttctttatttacataCTGTATTTCccttttattatattttctgtGTCTGTCTTGTTTTAGCACACATCTCTTTCTGCTGCTGTTATTTATCTATCTGTACCTGTTAAATTCACTGATATGCATGACCTTAGTgtgtttcaaattgttttcagCATGTGAAATCCCCTGTCGAAAGTGTCTAATACCTAAGTTTTTACTGGATCGTAATCTTGTCAACTTCTGTGTTCACTTTTAAGCTGATGATCTGTTTGATAGATGCTTATTTGTAGCGTTTGAGAATGCTTTACATCttgattcaaatttttatattttaatcAATTATCAGTGCATCCTCCATAAGTACATGGCACTGATATATGGCAGGATAGAGTGGAACTTTGATACAAACTACCAAAGATAGTCTTAAATCTGGAGGCTGGTGTTGACAATTTTTTGGATTGGCTAAAGAACAAAAAGACTTTAAACTTAGACTTGACTATGCTATCGGCTTatgggttaactcaattgacaatgaattgagtttaagTTCATACCAGTGTATGAAACTGGCCCTAGGGAATCTCGAAAGATCCCATCTTGAAAAATTCTACCTTGTTCTTTACATATTATCCAGTATGCAATTAACCaaattttggtcaattttcaatgttccACTGTATTGCCCTCTTAAATCCTATGTGGAATGAGTCCGGTACATACATATTTTACATTGTCTTTGTACTAACATAAAGCATATCGATATGTTGCTCCCTACCTAAAAAGATGTTCTCTCATTTCTGTTTCAATCGAACCTTAATTAAACTATCcccattttgtttaatttattctgTGTAGAACATCTTCTACATCTAGAACTCTTCTGTCACTACTTTGTTGTTTAACTTCAGTACGACTCAACATTTTTGTACAATTGTCAGGGCTATGCTCCTTATTTAAGTATGGACCCCTATGCTAATGTAAGTAACTTTCATACAGCGGGTTCAGTCGACCCTTTAAATGGTGTATGTCAACACATCAACGGTGTATGGAGAACCCAGCATTATCGATTCAAACAGAGCACTTTTTATCGAATAATCACCTGATAAGATGGTCAATCGGTAAAACAGTTTGTGGATGATGAAATTATCGCTTTAATTGCTTTGTTCATTAACGGTAGTGGATGGATGAAAAGGTTTACCTGTATGTTCTACGCTTGTAGACATCTCGAGCATTGATAATTATATCCCTTTgattacagaatgaatatcGTTAGGTATcaaaaactagttttttcctcattttcacagtttattTGACAGGTTTATTGATCGATATtgattctgttaccaatgagtCCATGTCTTCTTCTATGATAATTTCTTACCCTAGTttaatataattgtatttcagATTCTCCTGCGATTTAAGTTGATAAAGTAATAGcacaaattaattcattttcattcgatGTACTCAAGAGTGACGGAAGTTGTTTAGAATGTCATGTTATTTTACGTTTCATATTATACTACATTTGATCAATTTGTTGTAGAATGTGCATCaggaacaatattttttctatcatcAACATCCACCGCATGCGAGGCCATCACTACATTCACCCATTCAGGTACCATAACTGTTAATTGTTTATATACATACGTTGGTGTCCGGGCAAAGCCAGTTTTAGTTTTTAGTAAGTTTCgagttttatttctttatctattttttcgaAGTTAATCTGTTATCATCCCCTATATTATTCTCAAAGTTCCCCGGGCGCAACCCTTTTGTTCccatttaacaatattttcaatgcTTCGACTCCTCAttgattttttagaaatttcttattgattttattttggtACTAATATCATGGAATGGAAACAATAAAAGAGGGTGCCTTTCTCCGATTAGGCGGATGaagttttatatgaaaattGCGGACGATATGCACAGCGTCAAATATGTTTCTATCAAACTGCATGTATATGCTGCGGAGGCTTAtctgaaattaattgatttctaCCACATTTCTTCTGCAGAATGTCTACGCTGCTTTCCAATTGTTACTCGACTATTTATACCTACTGTACAAAAATAGTACATTTTCCATATATCTTTCAGTAAGATATTTGCTCATACACATTGCATATCACACCTGTGCAAATTAGAATTTGTTCACATTAATATGGACTGATTGCCGCCACTCTGCATGatgatttttatttacaatgaaatttaaaaatgttttatttcctctattacatgtattacaTATCTGCTGTTATCCTATTAGTCAGTACACACCGATCTCAGCTGATGTATAAGTATCACATACATATATctgacatttttttcttttatttagaGTCAAGACCATTATATGCTTGCCCGTCCACACTCCCGCCATTTATCCCCTGTTCATACTCCAGTTCAGGTATTGTAAAATCATGCGTATTTCAGCTATTTGAAGCCTCTTTGGTGAAGGATGTATTGAAGGGATGGTATTCTggatatattgatatatgtTTGTCTCCTCGCTCTGACTAGAAGTCAGAAGAGGTCGAGAAACTTTCCGAATCGTCAACCATTATCGCTTGAAGGGCtttatgattttgtatctGGCAATTCTTCACTCTAGATTTCGGATACATTCGAAGATCTATACGTTATCATTACTGCATGTTACTTTCTGGAggttaattgaatatgatttttaagTGTTGAAAGCGCATGTGGAGGATGTATGATCGCTTTATGTGTTCGCAGTATTATACATGTTTCAGGGTCTTGCTTTATCATTTGGGAAATGAACAGTTTAAGTGTATTCTAGTATTGCTGTGCTGAGGACATTGATTGgttttggtctttttttctatgaaatgaTCGTCTATATCTCTTTATCTGCAACAAATCATTAATTACATTCTTACATTGAATGATGGTGCTTTCTATTTCAGTATGTTAACATGCTTCCTGTGTAATGAGTTGATCCAATGAAcaggtttttatttcaggtttCACTTAAATTCATTACCGTAAATTTGACGGAATATTTTGTTGTCAAGATGATAAACATGTTGCACACTTATTGCTTATTTACTGAGATATATTATTGGCTAGTGTTtaccatttgaaaaaaatatttgcagGGTCAGCAGGATGGTATGTTTATGCCTCGTCAGCAGATGCCTGGTCAAATGATGCCTGGTGGACCTATGCCTGGTGGACAGATGCCTGGTGGTCCAATGTCAGCTGGACCAATGCATGGACAGGTATTTTGACCTTATGTTACATGTAACTGCATGTTTTTAACCGTAAATTATTCCAACATAGATATTAATCTATGGCATATGCGTTCCCTTTAGAATATAATTCCTCTATTTaggtttttgaatttattcgctgTTGTGAATGCTTTTCAAACTGTATTCTATGTTGTCtctaaattgtaatttttgtaCTAATTCCTGCTTGCtgcttgaaaaataaaaaccatctagaatgaattaatcaatttgTCGTTCTGAAAACATGAAGCTTTAACAGATTTATTTGTTAGTTTTTTAtgtgtttatttcatattaacTGTAGATGAATAGATAGATACCGAGGTAGTTTagtcaatattttcattctttttgttcatgcatgtatttatttatcagaacCCCCAGCAAGAAGTGATTCTagttcaacaacaacaacaaactcAAGGGCCACCTCCTCAATACCCTTCCCGGCCTTCAAGTCAACCACAGATGCAGCCACAGCCCAGACCAGGTACTCCTGGTCAATCGCAGTCCATGCCCGCTGCTCCTGGAAATATCCAGGTATATCATAAAGACAGTTTTCATTGCACTCTAATTTTTTCAACAAGGGactttttctgaaatgaaatcaagTTCTTGAATGCATTTTGATTTGTTGTAGTTGGTGGTAgcaataatttcaataatctAGTTTGTACCTCATATAAACACAGCATGAAACTTCGAATATCAACATTTATCTCATTTTATCATGaataagaaatgaatttaCTCGCTATGTTACATAATTGGATAAGTTGAGATAAGTGTCAATCGCTCAATAATATCATCTGCTTTTCTGTAGGGACCAAGACCTGATGCATTTATGATGCAGCAGAATCAGGTAACATAAGTTAATGCGTCGTATATTAATAGAAAAAGACCTTCCTTTAATCTGACATTACAATGACTCATTATATGTTTTCATATTGTTGTATTGATATAGTATATGGGTGGTCCACCAGGTATGCAGAGACAGTTCCCCGGCCAGATGCAACAACAGGTACATAAAACCTATTATGAGATTTCAACCATTTGTCATACTGAGGCAACTATATCAGTATTGATTAAAATTTTATTATGTTCACATAAATTCTCTACTATTCAATCATGTTGAGAGCATCTATTGTGCTTTATGTCGATGATGTAATAGACTTTATTAAATTTTCACAGCGTTATTTTATTTCAGCCTTCCAGTCAGCCGAACTCCGTAGGGCCTATGTCGCAGCAGCCTTCTCCTGCTCCTCCTGGGTAAGATTTTCACTCAGTACGCTGTCATTGTATTGTTCTTTTTCACATGATGATTCCTCTTGAAAAAGATTTGCACTCAGCAAGGCTTCTTTATCttacaatttcaattgaaatgtttGCGAATCATCTATTGAGTATGTAAATTGTCTTTCAAATTTTTGGCCTTATGGCATCAACTAGATATATTAACCAGGATATTTTATTCTCCTCCCTTTAGTTATTAGTCTAATGTCTGTTGATAATGCAATTATTGAGTTCTTGTGATTGACCCAGATGCAATGTCCGTAATGAATTCAGATCCGGCTATTCTTTGCATTCCAAATAATATCGATTTAATCatttggtatttttttttttttagttcataTCCGATGCATTCACCTGCTGCTATGATCCGTACCCCCTCACCTGGTAGTCAGATTGCACGATCCCCTGCACCACGTCAGACAATGGGGGCACCTTCTCCTGGAAGTATTCAGTTAAACACACCAGGTAAAATAcagattttgatttaaattgtGGAACTATTTACCAAGATGTGATGTTTTGATTACTACAAGAAAATTCCTTTAATTTTATAGGAAATCCTGGGTCAGTTGGAAGTAACATTGATGATCAGGCGTACCTAGAAAAGCTGAAACAACTATCCAAGTATATTGAACCGTTGAGAAAAATGATCAGCAAAATTGACAAGGATGATGGTGAGAAATAGGAATTCTTGAGATTTGAGTTCAAATATTTGAACATTCATTGATGTTCGTTTAAATCCTATATTCAGATAACTGTAGAAAGAAAGATCTGAGTAAATTGACGAATTTGCTGGATATTCTATCTGATTCGAGTAAACGTCTACCGATGTCTACATTGCTGAAATGTGAGCAAGTTCTTGAAAAACTCGACTTCACTCGATCTGTAAGTACGGTAGATTATATTGCTGAAGTTGAGCCTTGAACATTTTATGCAAATTTATGTTTGTATCTCAGAATGCTTCTACCGTTGATAATTGAAGATATGTAAAtgaatttgttgtaacattttgAGGTGTTAACTAAACCTTAACATTATTCTTGTTTCTCTCTGATGATGAGGTTTAGTTAAATCCtcgaaacaaattgatttatatgtCATCAATTGTAGATTCGCTCATCAACTTCGAAAACTTGAGAACACAATTAGCCTAACTGTTAAATTTCTACTGTTGTTTGGCTCAACAATTCTTTGAATCTAAATGCCTATATTTACAGACTGGGCCAAGTTTAGCTGTGAAATCTGAACAGCACATGTGTCAACCACTTTTAGACGCAATATCTGCCCATATGCGATCTCCAATTCTGAATCACACGTTGCAACGAACATTTGGACCAGCTGTCCAGATGCTCCATGGGCCTCCGATAAGGTATAGTTTTCGATTGTAGATCTCAGATTCCATACAACTCCTTAATTCCTTAAAAACCCCTTTCCAAACAGAAAATGCTCCAGAATAATTTCAAGGTGCTGatactcctttaatttgaacGAACTGcccaaaactccttcaattttgagaaaaaaacaattaaaagattttgtctagtttgtagactacccctaaatcgatttaactGGGACCTGGATATTCTTTATACCCAATAAAGCAGTTACCaaattaaaaatcaagttTAGTTAGTTTAAAGGATAGGAATTTCCTTACAAAAacggtttaccgagataaacagtactgatttaggagtctacagtaattgagatataaaagcgatgcagacgcttccctgaaatttgaaattttctactTTGAAGCTTCGtgtatccaggaatgactgatctgtagggaccctgtatctGTTTGTTGTCACTCTTTCCCAGGATTTGTTAGTAAGTTGTAAAGCTGCCTATTTCAGAGCCCCCAGTCCTCCGGCGAAGAGATCTAAAATAGAGGAAAGTGATGATGACgttgacgatgatgatgatgacgatgaacaAATACCGAACGTTCTTCAAGGAGAAATTGCTCGATTGGAACAACGATTTCGGGTGAATCTCGACCCAGCATTTCACACTGAATCAAAATGTGTTCATCTCATATGTAGATTAGGTTCGttaaactgaaatatttcgaaCGGATTGTGGGAATATTGACTTTTCAGATAAAACCATTTTACGTTCTATGTTTGTCTCTACAGAGGATAAGAAACTGCCAAGTGTTCCACCGATCAACATAACTGTGCCAAGCGACTACCCATCCAGTAGCCCTCAATGTGACACTGGGGAAGAGAACTACGGTATGTCttatacaaaaaaaagaaaaccatAACTGCAAATAATGATATagatagtaatgataatattcatttcCACTAAAGATTGCAACAAAGTATAAAAGACTTATAAAAAGTAACAATATCTGTTAGGTGTTCATTTGAAGCAAAATTGCTTAAACAAGTTTGAGACACCTTAGTGTGTTATGATATTTTGCcctatattttgatatttcttcaCGAATCAGTGACTGGTGCTAATTTATGATCAGTACATTGACTTTCAGAATAGATGTGTATCATTGAGTAGTACTTGCCTCGTATTCATAGCTTCATGAAGTGTGGTGTGGGTGAAAGGGGCCTTGTATGTTAAGCATTTTTTTGCTTCTCCAAGACCTCTTTATTACAACATGAATATTACGATGGATGTAGTGTTTAACCCTAGTCTATACATCCATGATCATACTTATATATAATAGTATCcttatattcttttatatacTTTGTAAAATCGCATTGTAATTTGAGggaaaataaaattatcattattattattattattattattattattattattattattattattattttgaatcaCCTGTTTGTACATGCCTCAATtctctttttcaaaaaaaaaaagtgTTTCTCAATGTTTCTATCAACAGTCATTGCTCataatattgtttttctagcGTGTACACCATTTCTAACTAACGTTTACAAGACATTGACGCATCGTTTAAACCGGATGCCGGCTAAATATTCCGTCACTGCTCTTCTCGACACTTGGGTAAGTTTATGACCCGTAATGAGTTTCAACAGCATGCGCTGAATCGAATATTACTGATCACACTGACTGGTTCTATCTGTCGATCAATGGCTCCATCTGGTTTGCGCATAGACTGGTATTGATTAATCTCTTGAGATTATGTTGAACGAAGTATATGCATTAAACTGCTTCAATCATATCATCAATCtataactgaaaatcaataacATCTTTACTTCACAAGCTCAATTCATCTAATGCAAGCTGGTGTACGTTGCGGTtttgattgtatatatctttcaaatgatgtttAGATATTAAGactaaaaaagaaattgataccttgtttcttctTTCTGCTGCACTTAATAGTTCACTCAGCTTATATATGAACtgattagatatttcattgtgatttacaaaatgacccggctgattaggagaaacgaggtatcatttttttagcctCTTGGATTTTCTTCGATATGTGGAATCGTCTATTACTGATAGGAGTGTTTGCATGGTGTAGATTCTTTtcgaattacaaaattgtatgAGTTGTTAGTTATTATTTACTAGTTTCGCGCAATATGCCAGACTCCAGTTTTAACTTAAGCTTTGGCAAAATAACATTCCACCCttgtacattacttttcttgCTCCGAGCGGTATACGCTATTTCTCTAAAGCGTTTTAGAAATTTCGATGGTTggttgttgatatttttcgtCTCGTCCGCAATCGGGGTACAACTAAATAAGCGAAGGTCGATTGGGGTAAAAAGCCAGCGGCGATATGACTCGGAAACTATGCCTGGTTGTTCAGTGCTTAATGGCGATAACAATCAATAAGAAGCATAGAAATTATTTCTATCAGTATGCCCTGGATTTCTTCCAGTAAAAAGAATTCGCTGCTACGTCTGCTTAATCTCCCGAGAGTGTATTATGGCATTTCCG is a window of Tubulanus polymorphus chromosome 2, tnTubPoly1.2, whole genome shotgun sequence DNA encoding:
- the LOC141900585 gene encoding mediator of RNA polymerase II transcription subunit 15-like isoform X2, which translates into the protein MLPTMTDPNDTSWKTPSFRQKVMARIEDAVRLAGNPTSKTCTEMEKHVFTKAKTREEYLALVARLIFHVQEINSKKEKAGGQMMPGQAMPQQPMQDPINALQNLAKQPPALGSMPNVPGGMPPQQMRPQQMHPAMQQQMMQQRPQQPGVHPDGYYLHPQVNRPQNLPLNMQGYAPYLSMDPYANSQDHYMLARPHSRHLSPVHTPVQGQQDGMFMPRQQMPGQMMPGGPMPGGQMPGGPMSAGPMHGQNPQQEVILVQQQQQTQGPPPQYPSRPSSQPQMQPQPRPGTPGQSQSMPAAPGNIQGPRPDAFMMQQNQYMGGPPGMQRQFPGQMQQQPSSQPNSVGPMSQQPSPAPPGSYPMHSPAAMIRTPSPGSQIARSPAPRQTMGAPSPGSIQLNTPGNPGSVGSNIDDQAYLEKLKQLSKYIEPLRKMISKIDKDDDNCRKKDLSKLTNLLDILSDSSKRLPMSTLLKCEQVLEKLDFTRSTGPSLAVKSEQHMCQPLLDAISAHMRSPILNHTLQRTFGPAVQMLHGPPIRAPSPPAKRSKIEESDDDVDDDDDDDEQIPNVLQGEIARLEQRFRVNLDPAFHTESKCVHLICRLEDKKLPSVPPINITVPSDYPSSSPQCDTGEENYACTPFLTNVYKTLTHRLNRMPAKYSVTALLDTWELSVRQACAPGL